The window CCGGCAACCGGGAATATATCCATAATACGATCATTGACGGTGAAGGAGAAAGAGGCTGTGTGGTAGTACACTTTGGGGAACCACAAGGTACAAAATTATCCGGTTTTACATTACAGCATGGTAATGGCTGGGTACTACCTAATTCCATAATGGCAGTTGGGGGTGCTTTAAATATCAGTAATGGAAATATTTTAATTGATAATTGTATTATTGAAGAGAATAAAGCAATAATTGGAGGAGGATTATTTATCGGATTTGATTGTACTGTGGAATTGAAAGGCTGTACAATCCGAAAGAACTGGGCAATGATCGAAGGAGGGGGAATAGGATTTGTAAATGGAGATAACTCAATAATATTCAATGAAACAGACCGTTGCAGTATATATAATAACCGGTCGGGCTTTGGCAGCGATATTTGCAGTAAATATGAAGGTGGAGAAGTAGAAGTATATCTTGATACTATAGCATGTGAAGAATATTCAGGATATTATGCAGTTCAATATGATTATTTAGATGGTCCGGGAATTATCTGGGACGGATTTACATTAGAAGCAGAAAATTACTGGATGGAACAGACTGATGCGGATCTTTATGTAGCATCCTGGGGAGATGATGAAAATAGTGGGCTTTCAGCAAATGATCCATTGAAAAGTATAACCTGGGCATCCTATCTGATTGCGGCGAATGAAAATGATCCTCATACAATAAACCTGGCTCCCGGAGTATATTCACAAGGAGAGACTGGTGAAGTATTTCCTTTTCAACCCAAAAGTTATGTTACGATAAAGGGAGATAGTGCTGAAAATACGATTATTGATGGTGAAGAAAATACGAGTTTTATTTACCTAAACTATTCCTGGGGTGATATCCATATAGAAGATTTAAGATTCATTAATAGTGGCAGAAGTGAACAATTCAGTTTTTTTTCCATAACAAAATATCCACTTAAGTTTAATTCTAATATATTGGCTGATTTATACTTAGAAAATCTTGTATTAGAAAATAATTGGTGTAGAGTAATGATGCTTATTGAAACACATGCCAATGTTTAT is drawn from Candidatus Stygibacter australis and contains these coding sequences:
- a CDS encoding DUF1565 domain-containing protein, translated to MKHILCYIIIFIGYYLPANIIEVIQDGSGDHTNISDAMEEAVDGDTVLVYPGTYYEYVNYDSKLIVLGSLYMTTGNREYIHNTIIDGEGERGCVVVHFGEPQGTKLSGFTLQHGNGWVLPNSIMAVGGALNISNGNILIDNCIIEENKAIIGGGLFIGFDCTVELKGCTIRKNWAMIEGGGIGFVNGDNSIIFNETDRCSIYNNRSGFGSDICSKYEGGEVEVYLDTIACEEYSGYYAVQYDYLDGPGIIWDGFTLEAENYWMEQTDADLYVASWGDDENSGLSANDPLKSITWASYLIAANENDPHTINLAPGVYSQGETGEVFPFQPKSYVTIKGDSAENTIIDGEENTSFIYLNYSWGDIHIEDLRFINSGRSEQFSFFSITKYPLKFNSNILADLYLENLVLENNWCRVMMLIETHANVYMNNILVKDNNVDDTNCDIRLTVYSNEEQTEMVLQNITLQDNNKAVFSLLGRESIPIFIFNNISMYHNTKISDSNDIYNYSAFWIAFPM